The following proteins come from a genomic window of Chloroflexota bacterium:
- a CDS encoding glycosyltransferase family 39 protein translates to MDQHESALLIGILLLSISLRVLVAFLLGNEVVVPPLLKDQISYHSLAVRLITGHGFSFDRGWYPFTPPDTPTAHWSFLYSLFIAAVYSVFGVHPLAVRLTQAVLAGALLPWMLYRLAKWIFEGASPALSLVTALLAAVYAYFVLYAATLMTESLYLIAVVWSLERTLALRATLVQKGRLRAPRQGLYLGLSLGIATLLRQSFLPWVPVLFIWLLWLGWRMKRLRTVAVTLAIAALVLALCILPFTIRNYRVYGQFLLLNSNAGYAMYSAQHPMHGTHFQEFAAAPIPEDLRGRGLNEAQLDRELMRRGIGFILADPRRYVLLCLSRVGDYFKFWPAPDTTLLHNIGRVGSFGLLLPFMLYGLWLGLRRNGLSREPKTWVQFATTPPALILIFAIYYSTLHILTWAMIRYRLPVDAVLLPFAALALIHLAQKGLQRWSPSQP, encoded by the coding sequence GTGGATCAGCACGAGAGCGCTCTGTTGATCGGCATCCTCCTGCTGTCGATATCTTTGCGCGTCCTCGTGGCATTTCTCCTCGGCAATGAAGTGGTGGTTCCACCGCTCTTAAAGGACCAGATCTCGTATCACTCCCTGGCGGTCCGGCTGATCACAGGACACGGCTTCAGCTTCGACCGCGGTTGGTATCCATTCACTCCTCCGGACACCCCCACGGCTCATTGGTCCTTCCTCTACTCCCTTTTCATCGCCGCCGTCTATTCCGTCTTTGGCGTCCACCCTCTGGCTGTCCGTCTGACGCAGGCGGTGCTGGCAGGAGCGCTGCTCCCCTGGATGCTATACCGCCTGGCAAAATGGATATTCGAAGGGGCATCCCCTGCGCTATCCCTCGTCACCGCCCTGTTGGCGGCCGTCTATGCCTATTTCGTCCTCTACGCCGCCACATTGATGACCGAGAGCCTCTACCTGATCGCCGTGGTCTGGTCGCTTGAGCGGACGCTGGCCCTGCGAGCGACGCTAGTTCAGAAAGGGCGTCTGCGAGCCCCCCGCCAGGGTCTCTATCTCGGCCTCAGCCTGGGCATCGCGACTTTGTTGCGCCAGTCCTTCTTGCCCTGGGTTCCCGTGCTATTCATCTGGCTACTCTGGCTGGGATGGCGCATGAAACGGCTACGGACGGTCGCTGTCACCCTCGCCATCGCTGCCCTGGTCTTGGCCCTATGCATCTTGCCCTTCACGATCCGAAATTATCGTGTCTACGGGCAATTCCTGCTGCTTAACTCCAACGCCGGGTACGCCATGTACTCCGCGCAACACCCTATGCACGGAACGCATTTCCAGGAGTTCGCTGCGGCTCCCATCCCGGAGGATCTGCGAGGACGGGGACTGAATGAGGCGCAACTCGATCGCGAGCTTATGCGTCGGGGCATCGGCTTTATACTCGCAGATCCCCGACGCTACGTGCTGCTCTGTCTGAGCCGGGTGGGCGATTACTTCAAGTTCTGGCCCGCGCCAGACACCACCCTGCTCCACAATATTGGGAGAGTTGGCTCCTTTGGCCTCCTCCTCCCCTTCATGCTTTATGGGCTCTGGCTGGGCCTGAGGCGAAACGGTCTATCCCGCGAGCCCAAAACATGGGTACAGTTCGCGACCACTCCCCCGGCCCTGATTCTGATCTTCGCCATATACTATTCCACGCTTCACATCCTCACCTGGGCTATGATCCGCTATCGGCTGCCGGTCGATGCGGTCCTGCTCCCCTTTGCAGCGTTGGCCTTGATCCACCTCGCTCAAAAAGGGCTCCAACGCTGGAGCCCATCCCAACCGTAG
- a CDS encoding glycosyltransferase has protein sequence MARVLFLTQVLPYPLNAGPKVRAYYMLRYLAEQHQVTLVSFIRPDDSREAIEHLEGICHRVYTVLMRRSLWRNIRAGVKGLLTGLPMVVARDEIGEMRATLRQVTQMDTYDIIHADQLSMAAYGRIAARNGAPRTLLDEHNAVYLLARRMADTETNALRRVIVHREAEAFARYEAAMCRAYDAVLTVTEEDKEHLLALYPPEQRSALAQKFTVVPICIEPRQVPLIERIPGSAPTIVHIGTMFWPPNVHGVLWFAREVLPLIHQQIPEARLVIIGKKPPPEVQSLATDPRIEVTGYVADLTPFLAQADVFIVPVHAGGGMRVKILDAWLWGIPIVSTTVGVEGIRVRTEENILIADQAETFAAAVTRLITDEELNRRLRRNGREWVEQHYHWRSVYRQVDRIYNRLMNTIPS, from the coding sequence ATGGCGAGGGTGCTTTTCCTGACCCAGGTGCTGCCATACCCACTGAACGCCGGCCCCAAAGTGCGGGCCTATTACATGCTACGTTACCTGGCAGAGCAGCACCAGGTCACGCTGGTCTCCTTTATACGCCCAGATGACAGCCGGGAGGCCATTGAACACCTGGAGGGAATCTGTCACAGAGTATATACCGTCCTGATGCGTCGCTCCCTGTGGCGTAACATCCGGGCAGGGGTAAAAGGGCTTCTCACCGGGCTTCCCATGGTCGTGGCCCGGGATGAGATCGGGGAGATGAGAGCCACACTGCGTCAGGTGACGCAGATGGATACATATGACATCATTCACGCTGATCAGCTATCCATGGCAGCATATGGGCGGATCGCGGCGCGCAATGGGGCGCCGCGCACCCTTTTGGACGAGCATAACGCGGTCTATCTGCTCGCGCGCCGTATGGCGGATACGGAAACGAACGCGCTGCGACGCGTGATCGTGCATCGAGAGGCCGAGGCGTTCGCCCGCTATGAGGCCGCGATGTGCCGGGCGTACGATGCCGTGCTTACGGTGACGGAAGAGGACAAAGAGCACCTGCTCGCCCTTTATCCCCCCGAGCAACGGAGCGCCCTGGCGCAAAAGTTCACTGTCGTCCCGATTTGCATCGAACCGCGCCAAGTGCCCTTGATTGAACGCATCCCGGGCTCCGCGCCCACGATCGTACACATCGGCACCATGTTCTGGCCTCCAAATGTGCACGGCGTGCTCTGGTTCGCCCGTGAGGTGCTCCCACTTATCCACCAACAGATACCGGAGGCCAGGCTCGTGATCATCGGCAAGAAGCCTCCTCCCGAGGTCCAATCCCTGGCTACGGACCCTCGCATCGAGGTCACCGGCTACGTGGCCGATTTGACCCCCTTCCTAGCCCAAGCCGATGTCTTCATCGTGCCTGTTCACGCGGGCGGCGGCATGCGCGTGAAGATCCTGGATGCGTGGCTATGGGGCATTCCCATCGTCTCCACCACTGTGGGGGTTGAGGGGATTCGCGTGCGCACCGAAGAGAACATCCTGATCGCCGACCAAGCGGAGACCTTTGCCGCGGCCGTGACGCGTCTGATCACCGATGAGGAGCTCAATCGCAGACTACGCCGCAATGGCCGCGAGTGGGTAGAGCAGCATTACCACTGGCGATCCGTTTATCGGCAGGTCGATCGTATCTATAATCGTTTGATGAACACAATCCCATCGTGA
- a CDS encoding sugar transferase, with product MELVSPAIRRQRLWRIKLGLRLTVAERRLLLIFMDLLLINGALIAAVTLWSGFPLSIPVVWAHIKWFATLSSLWFGFGLVLDIYNLARAASTTTILASAGTTTLLTWFTYLSIPWLTPPISTRSYAFGFLLLSMGAVLSWRVFYARALNQPAFRERAIILGASESARALIPALYQASRADNANPFRGTGYQIVGLVTAESTPQGLDDNQIPILGEVQKLVQLARQHDANEIIVALDGAQKLPPHVYEALLDCREVGLRVRTLEDIYERLTARLPVEYARRDLQILLGPLDGPSTRLYFAVKRFMDLVIALAALPTLALVAAIVAVCNAIWSPGPLFYRQQRVGQGGKPFVLIKFRSMVPSAEQDTGPVWSGEDDDRVTPVGRWLRKTRLDELPQIWNVLRGEMSIVGPRPERPHFVGRLARELPIYRARHAVKPGITGWAQIRYRYGNSVEDSRIKLEYDLYYVKHASLYLDILIMLQTLPVMLQLKGQ from the coding sequence ATGGAATTAGTTTCCCCAGCAATCCGTCGCCAGAGGCTGTGGCGAATCAAACTGGGATTACGGCTAACCGTCGCAGAACGCAGGCTCCTGTTGATCTTCATGGATTTGCTTCTCATCAACGGGGCACTGATCGCCGCGGTGACGCTCTGGAGCGGGTTCCCGCTATCCATCCCTGTGGTATGGGCTCACATCAAATGGTTTGCCACGCTATCTAGCTTGTGGTTCGGCTTCGGACTGGTCCTCGACATTTACAATCTGGCGCGCGCGGCCAGCACGACCACGATCCTGGCCAGCGCAGGGACCACCACGCTGCTTACGTGGTTTACGTATCTGTCTATCCCATGGCTGACCCCGCCCATTTCCACCCGCAGCTATGCGTTTGGGTTCCTGTTGCTCAGCATGGGGGCCGTCTTGAGCTGGCGCGTTTTCTACGCCCGGGCGCTCAACCAGCCGGCCTTCCGAGAACGCGCCATCATCTTGGGCGCATCGGAATCGGCGCGAGCGCTCATACCGGCCCTCTACCAGGCCAGCCGTGCCGACAACGCGAACCCCTTCCGCGGGACCGGATACCAGATCGTGGGGCTGGTCACGGCGGAATCTACGCCGCAGGGCCTCGATGATAACCAGATCCCCATCCTGGGTGAGGTCCAGAAACTCGTGCAGCTGGCCCGCCAGCATGACGCGAACGAGATCATCGTAGCCCTGGATGGGGCGCAAAAGCTGCCCCCACATGTGTATGAAGCCCTGCTGGACTGCCGAGAGGTCGGCCTACGGGTTCGCACGCTAGAGGACATATACGAACGACTCACGGCCCGTCTGCCGGTGGAATACGCCCGCCGGGACTTGCAGATCTTGCTGGGGCCGCTCGACGGGCCATCAACACGATTGTACTTTGCCGTCAAACGATTCATGGACCTGGTCATCGCGCTGGCAGCGTTGCCCACTCTGGCCTTGGTCGCTGCCATCGTGGCTGTGTGCAACGCGATCTGGTCACCGGGCCCCCTGTTTTATCGACAGCAGCGAGTGGGGCAGGGAGGCAAGCCCTTCGTGCTCATCAAGTTCCGATCCATGGTTCCGAGCGCTGAGCAGGATACCGGCCCCGTGTGGAGCGGAGAGGACGACGATCGCGTGACACCCGTGGGGCGATGGCTGCGCAAGACACGGCTGGACGAACTGCCGCAGATCTGGAACGTCCTACGCGGCGAGATGAGCATCGTGGGCCCACGACCCGAGCGACCGCACTTCGTCGGCCGGCTGGCTCGCGAGCTGCCCATCTATCGCGCGCGTCACGCGGTCAAGCCGGGCATCACCGGCTGGGCTCAGATCCGCTACCGGTATGGGAACTCCGTTGAGGACAGCCGCATCAAGCTGGAGTACGACCTGTACTACGTCAAGCATGCCTCCCTGTACCTGGACATACTCATCATGCTTCAGACGTTGCCCGTGATGCTCCAGCTCAAGGGGCAGTGA
- a CDS encoding glycosyltransferase family 4 protein translates to MRICYILLSPTFGMHQYTADLANRAADAGHEVHLVTTKRVPRDRYAPQVIIHTPVLTTNTGLSREGLNGRGLTAVHRTVRHIHPDLVHFTGPHLWNTLLARALTDQNIPTIHTLHDLDPHSGTSYARYGFLLKFWNWLTIRAVDHVLVHNRSYRNRLLDWGVPWSRITFTPLLHLFLSHTHLTALSHQADAVRYEPWALFFGRLERYKGIDDLLTACEMMENISPNGPKVVLAGPGNISNLWAGPLPEQLEVRNRLIDDEEAIDLFRRCGLVVLPYTDATQSALISAAYYFHKPVLVTRVGALPEYVEDRVTGQIVEPRHPAMLARSLEEMLRDPDRLKAMGEAGRAWYDTRRIVETRMLFQMYDFVATTNIHHTPSSFTVAPGAYRTHAS, encoded by the coding sequence ATGCGCATCTGTTACATCTTGCTATCTCCAACATTTGGAATGCACCAATATACGGCTGATTTGGCCAATCGGGCGGCCGACGCGGGTCACGAGGTCCACCTCGTGACCACAAAGCGCGTGCCGCGCGATCGCTATGCCCCTCAGGTGATCATTCACACGCCTGTGCTGACAACGAACACAGGACTCTCCCGAGAGGGGTTAAATGGCCGTGGATTGACGGCCGTCCATCGCACGGTCCGCCATATCCACCCAGATCTGGTACACTTCACCGGGCCCCATCTGTGGAATACCCTGTTGGCCCGCGCGTTGACCGACCAGAACATCCCTACGATCCACACGTTACACGATCTAGATCCACACTCCGGCACCTCTTACGCGCGCTACGGATTCCTGCTCAAGTTCTGGAACTGGCTGACCATCCGGGCCGTCGACCACGTTCTCGTACATAATCGGAGTTATCGGAACCGGCTGCTGGATTGGGGGGTGCCCTGGTCTCGCATCACGTTCACACCGCTTTTGCACCTCTTCCTCAGCCACACACACCTCACCGCCTTATCCCATCAGGCCGACGCGGTGAGATACGAGCCGTGGGCTCTCTTCTTCGGACGCCTGGAGCGATATAAAGGCATAGACGATCTACTCACCGCCTGCGAGATGATGGAAAATATCTCCCCGAATGGCCCTAAGGTCGTCCTGGCCGGGCCGGGGAATATCTCAAACCTGTGGGCCGGGCCATTGCCGGAACAACTCGAGGTCCGGAACCGTCTCATCGATGATGAGGAGGCAATCGACCTGTTCCGCCGGTGTGGGCTTGTGGTGCTCCCTTACACGGACGCCACTCAGTCCGCTTTGATCTCGGCAGCCTACTATTTCCACAAGCCCGTTCTCGTTACCCGCGTGGGGGCTCTGCCGGAATACGTAGAGGACAGGGTGACAGGGCAGATCGTGGAGCCGAGACATCCGGCCATGCTGGCCCGGTCATTGGAGGAAATGCTGCGAGACCCCGATCGTCTGAAGGCGATGGGGGAAGCTGGACGGGCCTGGTACGACACGCGCCGGATCGTCGAGACCCGGATGCTCTTCCAGATGTACGACTTCGTGGCTACAACGAATATTCATCACACCCCTTCTTCGTTCACGGTCGCGCCGGGAGCATACCGAACTCACGCTTCGTGA
- a CDS encoding glycosyltransferase family 2 protein, translating to MPPVDLSIIIVNWNTRDLLAKCLESIAAHPPESAFEVLVVDNASDDGSAQMVRERFAWVHLIENQENVGFARANNQAIRQCQGQYILLLNSDTEVLPGALEELVAFMESHPRAGAAGARLLNSDGSLQPSCHPMLTPGRELWRLLFLERVRARATYPMHRWDDTTPRRVEVIKGACLLLRREALNQIGLLDESYFMYTEEVDLCYRLARAGWELWWVPTAVVIHHGEASSSQIAQAMYIQLYRSKIQFYRKFGGDRRASRFKWFLRLAYWPRWLAATIGSAFSPKLATRAQTYRALLKALPDM from the coding sequence ATGCCACCCGTAGATCTATCCATCATCATCGTCAACTGGAACACTCGTGATCTGCTGGCGAAGTGCCTGGAGTCCATAGCTGCCCATCCACCCGAGAGCGCCTTCGAGGTGCTCGTGGTGGATAATGCCTCAGACGACGGCAGCGCTCAGATGGTCCGAGAACGCTTCGCCTGGGTTCATCTCATCGAGAACCAGGAGAATGTGGGCTTCGCCCGCGCCAATAACCAGGCCATCCGACAATGCCAGGGACAGTACATCCTCCTCTTGAACAGCGACACGGAAGTGCTCCCTGGAGCCCTGGAGGAACTGGTGGCCTTTATGGAGTCCCATCCAAGGGCCGGGGCGGCTGGGGCTCGGCTGTTGAACTCTGATGGGAGTCTGCAGCCCTCCTGCCACCCGATGTTAACCCCCGGCCGTGAGCTGTGGCGGCTGTTATTCCTGGAGCGTGTTCGGGCGAGGGCGACCTATCCCATGCACCGGTGGGACGACACGACCCCCAGGCGGGTCGAGGTCATCAAGGGCGCCTGCTTACTACTCAGACGGGAAGCGCTGAATCAGATTGGGTTGCTCGATGAGTCCTATTTCATGTACACGGAGGAAGTGGATCTGTGCTACCGTCTGGCCCGGGCAGGATGGGAGCTATGGTGGGTGCCGACAGCAGTGGTGATTCATCACGGAGAGGCCAGCTCCTCTCAGATTGCCCAAGCCATGTATATCCAGCTATACCGCAGCAAGATCCAATTCTATCGTAAATTTGGCGGGGATCGCCGGGCCAGCCGATTCAAGTGGTTCCTACGGCTGGCCTACTGGCCACGATGGTTGGCGGCCACCATAGGCTCCGCGTTCTCCCCGAAGCTGGCCACTCGAGCCCAAACGTACCGGGCTCTACTGAAAGCACTCCCCGACATGTGA
- a CDS encoding glycosyltransferase produces the protein MPPLVSVVTLTYNRCQSVLELLEALSAQDYAHYEVILVDNNSADNTVEIVRSRYPDVKVLRCPQNFGMVSYNFGLANANGEYVIVIDDDGLPASPDWISQIVDRFESDPSLGAVACTIRMKDTGRIAYDSPQFIPEGDPARGFPTAAYNGTGAGLRMEALRQVGYYPFHFFRSWLELHLCTRLIEAGWQVRYFPSLEVWHCRPTGSVYRPVTYYGLRNYLWYVWTFYPWPYWIQETLHFLGSRLKLTWRRPASLRLLAKATIDAFLGWPRFASTRQPISSQTLNYLRRIRRHRNDYGLVPEYRRFPAPSPSNA, from the coding sequence TTGCCCCCCCTGGTTAGCGTCGTCACATTGACTTACAATCGCTGCCAGAGCGTATTGGAGCTCCTGGAGGCGCTTTCCGCTCAGGATTACGCTCATTATGAAGTCATTCTGGTGGACAACAACTCCGCGGATAACACCGTAGAGATCGTCCGCTCCAGATACCCGGATGTCAAAGTGCTCCGATGCCCCCAGAACTTCGGCATGGTGTCCTACAACTTCGGCCTGGCGAACGCCAATGGAGAGTACGTGATCGTCATCGACGACGATGGTTTGCCCGCCAGCCCGGACTGGATCTCGCAGATCGTCGATCGGTTCGAGTCCGATCCATCCCTGGGGGCCGTGGCATGCACCATCCGCATGAAGGACACCGGGCGCATCGCGTACGATAGCCCCCAATTCATTCCGGAGGGGGATCCGGCCAGAGGATTTCCTACCGCCGCATATAACGGGACCGGGGCCGGCCTCCGGATGGAGGCCCTACGTCAGGTGGGATACTACCCGTTTCACTTCTTCCGCTCCTGGCTAGAGCTTCATCTATGCACGCGCCTGATCGAGGCCGGATGGCAGGTCCGATACTTCCCCTCGTTGGAGGTATGGCATTGCCGTCCCACGGGATCCGTCTACCGCCCGGTCACTTATTATGGCTTGCGTAACTACCTCTGGTATGTATGGACGTTCTATCCCTGGCCGTATTGGATTCAGGAGACACTGCATTTCCTCGGCAGCCGGCTCAAGCTCACGTGGAGGCGCCCGGCCTCACTGCGGTTGCTGGCCAAAGCCACGATCGACGCCTTCCTCGGCTGGCCGCGATTCGCTTCCACGCGCCAGCCCATTTCGTCACAGACATTGAACTACCTGAGGCGTATCCGGCGGCATCGAAATGACTATGGCCTCGTGCCCGAATACCGGCGCTTTCCTGCTCCCTCCCCCAGCAACGCGTGA
- a CDS encoding glycosyltransferase family 2 protein, which produces MSSPDRLPPVCVVILNWNNAAYTLRCLRSVTEAQYPDLTIIVVDNGSTDSSVAAIRERYPQVHLLALERNLGYAGGNNAGIQHALGLSPRYIFLLNNDVTIAPDALRHLVTAAEQHPEAAFLGPKIYHLDHPDRIQSAGATLDLLWRSHQRGLDEPDEGQFDKLEEVDYVIGAAVLIRAAALSQVGLLDDRFFLYREDVDWCLRARRLGYKILYVPQARVWHRSHHVRADELPRTTYYMTRNSLMLIAKHRGGIARLSAVLLRHLLTALTWTLRPKWRGKKAERDALIRGIIDFFRGRTGQGYE; this is translated from the coding sequence ATGAGCAGCCCCGATAGGCTCCCCCCGGTCTGCGTCGTCATCCTGAACTGGAACAACGCCGCTTATACCTTAAGGTGCCTGCGCTCAGTGACGGAGGCGCAGTATCCGGACCTCACGATCATCGTCGTGGACAATGGATCCACAGACAGCTCGGTGGCGGCCATCCGGGAACGATATCCGCAAGTCCATCTGCTGGCGCTGGAGAGGAATCTGGGATACGCAGGAGGCAACAACGCGGGTATCCAACATGCGCTGGGCCTGTCTCCTCGGTACATCTTCTTGCTCAACAACGACGTGACCATCGCGCCGGACGCGCTGCGACATCTCGTCACCGCCGCAGAGCAACACCCGGAAGCAGCCTTTCTGGGCCCCAAGATCTATCATTTGGACCATCCCGACCGAATTCAGTCGGCTGGCGCCACCCTCGACCTTTTATGGCGCTCTCACCAACGGGGCCTGGACGAGCCGGACGAGGGACAGTTCGACAAGCTAGAGGAGGTCGACTACGTGATCGGGGCCGCGGTGCTGATCCGAGCCGCGGCGCTGAGCCAGGTTGGGCTTCTGGATGATCGATTCTTCCTATACCGCGAGGACGTCGATTGGTGTCTCCGGGCGAGACGCCTGGGATATAAGATCCTCTACGTTCCGCAAGCTCGCGTATGGCACCGCAGTCATCACGTTCGCGCCGACGAATTGCCCCGCACGACGTATTACATGACCCGGAACTCGCTGATGCTCATCGCCAAGCACCGCGGCGGGATCGCGCGCCTCAGCGCGGTCCTGCTACGTCATCTACTGACCGCATTGACCTGGACGCTGAGGCCGAAATGGCGAGGGAAAAAGGCGGAGCGAGATGCCCTGATTCGAGGCATCATCGACTTTTTCCGCGGGAGAACGGGACAAGGATATGAGTAG
- a CDS encoding glycosyltransferase family 4 protein — MKILFISNFFPPTHTAGTENYTYGIAHALLQAGHAVRVLCAGQWDEGPQHWNGYSEDMYNDVPIRRLHLNWTKAPDPNRYLYDNPVVAQHLRDYLKRFRPHIVHITSCYTLSASAIHVVKEANIPLVITLTDFWFLCPRLNLLRSDGELCDGRTTDQECLRCMLRNAKVYSFPSKVLPQPVVTRFLSMLSRYPSLTRWRGLRGMGINITHRKAFLRSTLALADHVIAPSSFLKDIFHLNGFSFPIQVLPYGHDLSWLQGYPGKTPSGKIRFGYIGQISFIKGVHVLVQAFREAVSGEEASLSIFGALGKSPAYSLQLQEMAAHHPGIQFMGAFDHDRLGEVLSQIDVLVVPSLWYENNPLVIQEAFATQTPVIATNLGGMSEFVRHEVNGLLFERASVPDLARQIRRILQTPALLDRLREGIPPVRRIEEEVRELTAIYEQLITPRVPVGEIAYEQPR; from the coding sequence ATGAAAATCCTCTTCATATCGAATTTCTTCCCGCCCACACACACGGCGGGAACCGAGAATTACACGTATGGCATTGCACACGCCCTTCTGCAAGCGGGACACGCCGTTCGCGTCCTGTGTGCCGGACAGTGGGACGAGGGTCCACAACATTGGAACGGGTACAGCGAGGACATGTACAACGATGTCCCCATACGCAGGTTACATCTGAACTGGACCAAGGCCCCCGACCCGAACCGATACCTCTACGACAATCCAGTCGTCGCGCAACACCTGCGCGACTACCTGAAGCGATTCCGGCCGCACATCGTACACATCACATCGTGTTACACGCTTTCCGCGAGCGCCATACATGTTGTAAAAGAAGCGAATATCCCGCTGGTTATCACGCTGACGGACTTCTGGTTTCTCTGTCCCCGCCTGAATCTATTGCGAAGCGATGGCGAGTTATGCGATGGGCGCACGACGGATCAGGAGTGCCTGCGCTGCATGCTGCGAAATGCCAAGGTGTACTCCTTCCCCTCGAAGGTGTTGCCACAGCCAGTGGTGACCCGCTTTCTATCCATGCTCAGCCGCTATCCCAGCCTGACGCGATGGCGAGGGCTGCGCGGTATGGGGATCAACATAACGCACCGGAAAGCCTTCTTGCGCTCCACATTGGCGCTGGCCGACCACGTGATCGCTCCCTCTTCCTTCTTGAAAGACATCTTCCACCTGAATGGGTTCTCCTTCCCCATCCAGGTTCTTCCATATGGCCATGATCTGTCATGGCTCCAGGGTTATCCGGGAAAGACGCCCTCAGGGAAGATCCGGTTCGGGTATATTGGGCAGATCTCGTTCATCAAAGGGGTTCACGTTCTCGTTCAGGCGTTCAGGGAGGCGGTCTCAGGTGAGGAGGCCAGCTTGAGCATCTTCGGTGCCCTGGGGAAATCGCCCGCTTACTCCCTTCAGCTCCAGGAGATGGCCGCCCATCATCCGGGTATCCAATTCATGGGAGCATTTGACCATGACCGGCTGGGGGAGGTCCTGTCTCAGATCGACGTACTGGTCGTGCCGTCACTCTGGTATGAAAACAACCCCTTGGTTATCCAGGAAGCTTTTGCCACCCAAACCCCGGTCATCGCGACGAATCTGGGCGGGATGAGCGAATTCGTTCGTCACGAGGTCAACGGATTGCTCTTTGAGCGCGCCAGTGTGCCAGACCTGGCCCGCCAAATCCGCAGGATCCTGCAAACTCCCGCTTTGCTAGACAGGCTACGGGAGGGCATCCCACCGGTCAGGCGGATCGAGGAGGAGGTACGCGAGCTAACGGCCATCTATGAACAGCTCATCACTCCCCGGGTCCCGGTCGGGGAAATCGCCTATGAGCAGCCCCGATAG